One genomic region from Candidatus Nanosynbacter sp. TM7-074 encodes:
- the raiA gene encoding ribosome-associated translation inhibitor RaiA, with the protein MIKNITITGVKYELNDTTKKYVERKIGGLGKYLPRHARKSATADVKIKQIDNPGGNKYEVEVIINVPDKKITAKDSTMNVLAAVDIVEAKLNGQVRKYKDEVLAHVGSSRGILAKLKRGLGRR; encoded by the coding sequence ATGATTAAAAATATTACTATTACTGGCGTTAAGTACGAGTTAAACGATACGACTAAGAAATATGTTGAGCGAAAAATTGGTGGTTTGGGCAAATATTTACCACGGCATGCCCGTAAGAGCGCGACCGCTGATGTAAAGATTAAGCAAATCGATAATCCTGGTGGTAATAAATACGAAGTTGAAGTTATTATCAACGTGCCAGATAAGAAAATTACCGCTAAAGATTCAACCATGAACGTTTTGGCGGCAGTGGACATCGTTGAGGCAAAGTTGAACGGTCAGGTGAGAAAGTATAAGGATGAAGTGTTGGCGCACGTTGGTAGTAGCCGCGGAATTTTGGCTAAGTTGAAGAGAGGCTTGGGTAGAAGATAA
- the secA gene encoding preprotein translocase subunit SecA: protein MAITQQKALSKIFGDPQKKILKRLRKQVDVINGLNDKYEKMSDKELREQTEALKKRLDKKNVTLDTILPDAFAVAREAAKRVIGERPYDVQLIGGMVLHEGNVAEMKTGEGKTLVATLPTYLNALEGKGVHVVTVNDYLAQRDAGWMGQVYDFLGLTTGVIINEASFVYDKEYDNEHHDDPRMRKLRPVTRKEAYAADITYGTNNEFGFDYLRDNMVNDMDLLRQRELNFAIVDEVDSILIDEARTPLIISAPAAENPDNYYTFAKVASKLVPDDYVLDEKRRSVALTDEGVEKVQKLLGIKNFYTPDHVRSVYHMDQALRAQTLFKRDKDYVVTNDGEVIIVDEHTGRLMQGRRYNEGLHQAIEAKEGVPVLEESMTLATISFQNYFRLYNKLSGMTGTAFTEAEEFQQIYSLDVIQIPPNKPVIREDKEDLIFKTEKGKLKAVAEAIKDYHKQGRPVLVGSGSIAKNEQIAKYLEKEGIKFEILNAKNNEREAAIIEKAGKKGAITLATNIAGRGTDIKLGKGVKELGGLVVIGSERHESRRIDNQLRGRGGRQGDPGETQFYVSTEDDLMRIFQGERIAALMDRLGVDEETPIQNRAVSKTLEAAQKRVEGYNFDTRKNVVQYDNVINRHRRVVYVMRRKILEGDNIKPEIERLLRAKVSELTTLPIKNNPKFVEEFVATFPVDEGKLSKIGKEKKDKLRYEKALKLAEEAYAAKESEISSDDLRGVEREVYMAVLDTLWMQHLENMQHLREGIHWRSVGQRDPLVEYRSESQKLFESLQANLRNEVLATIFNIRKADAVVHQSQDDEYDTELTRLAENAVERGVNEIGSGEENRDDDFSVKKGKTSAESNRAKNQARKKKKAQRQNRKKNRK, encoded by the coding sequence ATGGCAATTACACAACAAAAGGCGCTGAGTAAGATTTTTGGCGATCCGCAGAAGAAGATTCTGAAACGACTGCGAAAACAAGTTGACGTTATCAATGGTCTAAATGACAAATATGAAAAAATGTCAGACAAAGAGCTTCGAGAGCAGACGGAGGCTCTGAAAAAGCGTTTGGATAAGAAAAACGTAACCTTGGATACGATTTTGCCGGATGCCTTTGCGGTGGCGCGTGAGGCAGCCAAGCGTGTCATCGGCGAGCGTCCGTATGACGTGCAGTTAATCGGTGGTATGGTGCTGCATGAGGGTAATGTGGCCGAGATGAAGACTGGTGAGGGTAAGACTCTGGTGGCGACACTGCCGACATATCTCAACGCGCTGGAAGGCAAGGGTGTTCACGTGGTGACTGTCAACGACTATCTGGCACAGCGTGACGCGGGCTGGATGGGCCAGGTGTATGATTTTTTGGGCTTGACGACTGGTGTGATCATTAACGAAGCATCATTTGTCTATGACAAAGAGTACGATAATGAGCACCACGACGATCCGCGCATGCGCAAGCTCCGCCCGGTTACGCGTAAAGAAGCCTATGCGGCGGATATTACCTACGGCACAAATAACGAGTTTGGCTTTGACTATCTGCGCGACAACATGGTTAACGACATGGATCTGCTCAGGCAGCGCGAGCTGAACTTTGCCATTGTTGACGAGGTGGACTCAATTTTGATCGACGAAGCGAGGACGCCACTGATTATCTCGGCGCCAGCAGCGGAAAACCCAGATAATTACTATACTTTCGCCAAAGTTGCCAGTAAATTAGTGCCAGATGACTATGTTCTGGACGAAAAGCGCCGCAGTGTGGCCTTGACCGACGAGGGCGTGGAGAAAGTCCAAAAACTGCTGGGTATAAAAAATTTTTACACGCCAGACCACGTGCGCAGCGTTTACCATATGGACCAGGCGCTGCGAGCACAAACCTTGTTCAAGCGCGACAAAGACTATGTGGTGACTAATGATGGCGAAGTGATCATCGTCGATGAACACACCGGTCGTTTGATGCAAGGACGCCGTTACAACGAAGGTTTGCATCAGGCAATTGAGGCCAAAGAAGGCGTGCCAGTGCTGGAAGAAAGCATGACGCTGGCGACTATTTCGTTCCAGAATTATTTCCGTTTGTACAATAAACTTTCCGGTATGACTGGTACGGCGTTCACCGAGGCCGAAGAGTTCCAACAAATTTATTCACTGGACGTCATCCAGATTCCACCGAACAAACCAGTGATTCGCGAAGACAAAGAAGACCTGATCTTCAAGACCGAAAAAGGCAAACTGAAGGCAGTGGCTGAAGCTATCAAGGATTATCACAAGCAAGGCCGGCCAGTGCTGGTTGGTTCTGGTTCAATCGCTAAGAACGAACAGATTGCCAAATATCTGGAAAAAGAAGGCATCAAGTTTGAGATTTTGAACGCCAAGAATAATGAGCGCGAGGCGGCTATCATCGAGAAGGCTGGTAAAAAGGGCGCGATTACCCTAGCGACAAACATTGCCGGACGCGGTACCGACATTAAGCTCGGCAAGGGCGTTAAGGAGTTAGGTGGTCTGGTGGTGATCGGTTCAGAGCGGCACGAATCACGACGTATTGACAATCAGCTGCGCGGTCGTGGTGGTCGTCAGGGCGACCCAGGTGAAACGCAGTTTTATGTATCGACCGAAGATGATTTGATGCGAATTTTCCAGGGCGAGCGTATCGCGGCGTTGATGGATCGGCTGGGCGTCGATGAAGAAACGCCGATTCAAAATCGCGCCGTGTCTAAGACGCTGGAGGCAGCCCAAAAGCGTGTCGAAGGCTATAACTTTGATACGCGCAAAAATGTTGTTCAGTACGACAACGTCATCAACCGTCACCGCCGCGTGGTGTATGTCATGCGCCGCAAGATTTTGGAAGGTGACAACATTAAGCCAGAAATTGAGCGCTTGTTGAGAGCGAAAGTTAGTGAATTGACGACATTACCAATTAAAAATAATCCAAAGTTTGTTGAAGAATTTGTGGCGACTTTCCCGGTTGATGAGGGCAAACTTTCAAAAATTGGTAAGGAAAAGAAAGATAAGCTTCGCTACGAAAAGGCGTTGAAACTAGCAGAAGAAGCTTACGCAGCTAAAGAATCTGAGATTAGTTCTGATGATTTGCGTGGTGTTGAGCGCGAGGTTTATATGGCTGTGCTGGATACATTGTGGATGCAACATTTGGAAAATATGCAACATTTGCGTGAAGGAATTCACTGGCGTAGTGTTGGTCAGCGCGATCCGTTGGTTGAATATCGCTCAGAATCTCAGAAGTTATTTGAGAGCTTGCAGGCTAATTTACGCAATGAAGTTCTGGCGACGATATTTAATATTCGTAAAGCTGATGCTGTGGTTCATCAATCACAGGATGATGAGTATGACACAGAACTGACGCGCTTGGCGGAGAATGCTGTCGAGCGTGGCGTGAACGAAATTGGTTCTGGTGAAGAAAATCGTGATGATGACTTTTCGGTGAAAAAGGGGAAGACTAGCGCGGAATCTAATCGTGCTAAAAATCAAGCCCGCAAGAAGAAAAAAGCGCAGCGCCAAAACCGCAAAAAGAATCGTAAGTAG
- the serS gene encoding serine--tRNA ligase, whose translation MLDIKFIRDNVDLVQRSANDKGYKVDIAALLQLDDERRDLQKQVDALRERRNVISTQMKGGRPDQELIDRGKQLKIELAEREGYLKATEEKIAAILKNVPNVTFDDVPLGGEEDSVEVKRWGEQKTGAVDHLDYAVKRGWVDFERGAKVAGAKFYYLKGDLALLENAVTQFALDYVTKQGFTFMTVPHMVNLRTAEGAGFTPKGEGSNEYVVEGEDLTLIGTAEMPLTGYHADEILDDKDLPLLYAGYSPCYRKEAGTYGKHTRGLFRVHQFNKLEMYAFCLPEQSKEIHEKILSVEEALWQQIGISYHVVNIAAGDLGAPAAKKYDIEYWSPVDGTFRELTSCSNCTDYQARGLNIRVRRADGSIESVHTLNGTAVSLARSLVVILENFQNEDGSLTVPEVLRPYMNGRDVI comes from the coding sequence ATGTTAGACATCAAGTTTATTCGAGATAATGTCGATCTTGTGCAAAGGTCGGCGAATGATAAGGGTTATAAGGTCGATATTGCGGCATTATTGCAGCTGGATGATGAGCGTCGCGATCTGCAAAAACAAGTTGACGCTTTGCGTGAGCGACGTAATGTGATTTCGACACAGATGAAGGGTGGTCGTCCAGATCAGGAATTGATTGATCGGGGGAAACAGCTGAAAATTGAGCTAGCAGAGCGTGAAGGCTACTTGAAAGCCACTGAAGAAAAAATAGCCGCAATTCTGAAAAATGTGCCAAATGTAACTTTTGATGACGTGCCGCTCGGTGGCGAGGAGGATAGCGTCGAGGTTAAGCGTTGGGGCGAGCAGAAAACTGGTGCCGTGGATCATCTGGATTATGCTGTTAAGCGTGGCTGGGTGGATTTTGAGCGTGGTGCAAAAGTGGCTGGTGCGAAGTTTTATTACCTTAAGGGCGACTTGGCGCTACTGGAAAATGCTGTGACGCAGTTCGCGCTGGACTATGTGACGAAACAAGGATTTACTTTCATGACCGTGCCTCATATGGTCAATTTACGTACCGCCGAAGGTGCAGGCTTTACTCCAAAAGGCGAGGGTAGTAATGAATACGTGGTTGAGGGCGAAGATTTGACCTTAATCGGGACGGCAGAAATGCCTCTGACGGGCTATCACGCTGATGAAATTTTGGACGATAAAGATTTACCGCTACTATATGCAGGGTATAGCCCATGCTACCGTAAAGAGGCGGGAACATACGGCAAGCATACGCGTGGGTTGTTCCGAGTGCACCAATTTAACAAATTGGAAATGTACGCGTTTTGTTTGCCAGAACAGTCCAAGGAGATCCATGAAAAAATCCTCAGCGTCGAGGAAGCGTTGTGGCAGCAAATCGGCATTTCGTACCATGTGGTGAATATTGCCGCAGGAGATTTGGGCGCACCAGCCGCTAAAAAATACGACATCGAATATTGGTCGCCAGTTGACGGCACTTTCCGTGAGTTGACCAGCTGTTCGAATTGTACGGACTATCAAGCGCGTGGCTTGAATATTCGCGTGCGGCGCGCGGATGGTAGTATCGAGTCGGTTCATACTCTGAACGGTACGGCGGTTTCGCTGGCGCGGTCATTGGTGGTGATTTTGGAGAATTTCCAGAACGAAGATGGCAGCTTAACGGTGCCAGAGGTATTGCGACCGTATATGAATGGACGTGACGTGATATAA
- a CDS encoding undecaprenyl-diphosphate phosphatase encodes MAWWQAIILGVIEGITEFLPISSTGHLTIAEKLMGMKIDDPSVVAFTAVIQIGAILAAVIYFWSDIWRILQAWWCGLWWKRARRKFDYKYGWAIIIGSIPIAVVGLLFKHEVETVLRSLWFVAIGLVGWSLVMWLADNRAIKNKRNEAETSWKDTLIIGVGQCLSLIPGISRSGATISIGLFRGFDRVSVTKLSFFLGIPALMAAGLLEVVTKYKHISGGVGWTSTIIATVVSFGVGYVAVSWLLKFIQSNNFRPFIIYRFTMGLFLLILLGVGLISHV; translated from the coding sequence GTGGCTTGGTGGCAAGCAATTATTCTTGGTGTAATTGAAGGAATTACGGAATTCTTGCCGATTTCTTCAACCGGACATTTGACGATTGCTGAGAAACTGATGGGGATGAAAATCGACGATCCTAGCGTGGTGGCGTTTACGGCGGTGATCCAAATTGGGGCAATTTTGGCGGCAGTAATTTATTTCTGGAGCGATATTTGGCGCATTCTGCAAGCTTGGTGGTGCGGCCTGTGGTGGAAGCGAGCGCGCCGGAAGTTTGATTATAAATATGGCTGGGCGATCATCATTGGCTCAATTCCTATTGCCGTCGTTGGCCTTCTGTTCAAGCACGAAGTTGAAACGGTGCTAAGGAGTTTGTGGTTTGTGGCGATTGGGCTGGTCGGCTGGAGCTTGGTGATGTGGCTGGCGGATAATCGGGCGATAAAAAATAAGCGCAATGAAGCAGAGACCAGCTGGAAAGATACGCTGATCATCGGCGTAGGGCAGTGTCTGTCGTTAATTCCAGGAATCAGCCGTTCTGGTGCAACAATCTCCATTGGTCTGTTCCGCGGCTTTGACCGTGTTTCGGTTACGAAGTTGAGCTTCTTCTTGGGCATTCCAGCTTTAATGGCGGCGGGACTACTGGAGGTTGTTACCAAATATAAACACATTTCCGGCGGCGTTGGTTGGACATCGACCATTATTGCTACCGTAGTTTCGTTTGGCGTGGGTTATGTGGCGGTATCATGGCTGCTGAAGTTTATCCAGAGTAATAATTTCCGTCCATTTATAATTTATCGATTTACGATGGGGCTATTTCTATTGATACTGCTTGGTGTCGGGCTTATCTCTCACGTTTAG
- a CDS encoding PadR family transcriptional regulator, protein MNPSDYAESLTIQLRKGFLVYCVLLSCAKQEQYAGDIVRRLSDSELMVVEGTIYPLLNRLQKYGYLLHEWRESEQGPPRKYYSLTDSGFQLVDELKHRIKMLNSSLKDLEKGVN, encoded by the coding sequence ATGAATCCCAGTGATTATGCTGAAAGCCTAACCATTCAGCTGCGTAAAGGTTTTTTGGTGTACTGTGTGCTGCTTTCCTGTGCTAAGCAGGAGCAGTATGCCGGTGACATTGTTAGGCGATTAAGTGATTCAGAGTTAATGGTTGTTGAGGGCACAATTTATCCGCTACTAAACAGACTGCAGAAGTATGGGTATTTACTGCATGAATGGCGGGAAAGTGAGCAGGGGCCGCCCAGAAAATATTACTCACTAACAGATAGCGGGTTTCAGCTAGTTGATGAGTTGAAGCATCGCATAAAAATGTTGAATAGTTCGCTTAAGGATCTTGAGAAAGGTGTGAATTAA
- a CDS encoding PspC domain-containing protein, whose product MKEITRIHLAKTAFSIEIEAKSSLEKYLNSIQKNMHAEPEAMREIEARMVEILAERGVMKEGVISVDDVLAIQKQMGESRDFADGDGPVDDDLDGDGSESKPERQLMRDTDNAIIGGVCAGVAAYFNINPLWVRLIAIVSSFATFGTAVLIYVVMWLSMPPASTASDKLRMRGKPVTLAALKKAAVEGGSVIANESRDLASKILRYSAGIIIFLMTLGVVIGLIVGGAVGLSVIDLLSGLNAQIWAWGLWISLVICGISAAVLGMMLSRSVFTWTMSRVSAFSMIIATVVISMGMASSIVFGMKASSEFIYESQYLTKRMNVEIPDADNVKTISINGAMGSVKRTNSDKLKIEAEYIELPNMKKPDVNVRREGDRLMVSIAEKCPRTIFFSGCQMFYTPIGLKIYAPAGVNVDGPAYYGTDSVDHSDA is encoded by the coding sequence ATGAAAGAGATAACTAGAATTCATCTAGCAAAAACGGCTTTTAGTATAGAAATTGAAGCTAAAAGTTCGCTAGAAAAATATCTTAATTCAATTCAAAAAAACATGCACGCTGAGCCGGAAGCTATGCGCGAAATCGAGGCACGGATGGTTGAGATTTTGGCAGAGCGCGGCGTAATGAAGGAAGGAGTCATTAGCGTTGACGATGTTTTAGCGATTCAAAAGCAAATGGGTGAGTCGCGTGATTTTGCTGATGGCGATGGCCCAGTAGATGATGATCTGGATGGTGATGGTTCAGAGTCAAAGCCAGAAAGGCAACTAATGCGTGATACTGATAATGCTATTATTGGTGGTGTTTGTGCGGGCGTGGCGGCATATTTTAACATCAATCCGCTATGGGTACGGCTAATTGCAATTGTCTCGTCGTTCGCAACTTTTGGTACGGCTGTATTAATTTACGTGGTGATGTGGCTATCGATGCCTCCGGCGAGTACGGCGTCAGATAAATTAAGAATGCGCGGCAAGCCAGTAACTCTGGCGGCCCTTAAAAAAGCAGCCGTTGAGGGTGGCTCAGTAATAGCTAATGAGAGTAGGGATTTGGCCTCTAAAATTCTTCGCTATTCTGCTGGAATTATAATTTTTCTGATGACTCTTGGGGTAGTGATTGGGCTGATTGTAGGTGGTGCGGTTGGTTTGTCGGTGATTGATCTGCTGAGTGGATTAAATGCACAAATATGGGCTTGGGGTCTATGGATTTCACTAGTGATTTGCGGCATTTCGGCGGCGGTTTTGGGTATGATGTTGTCGCGTAGCGTTTTTACTTGGACGATGAGTCGTGTGTCTGCATTCTCGATGATTATTGCTACGGTCGTTATATCTATGGGTATGGCCAGCTCAATTGTATTTGGCATGAAAGCTAGCTCAGAATTTATATATGAGTCGCAGTACCTGACAAAGAGAATGAATGTCGAAATTCCAGACGCAGATAATGTAAAAACAATTTCCATCAACGGCGCAATGGGAAGTGTAAAACGAACCAACTCTGATAAGCTGAAAATCGAGGCTGAGTACATAGAATTACCGAACATGAAGAAGCCGGACGTCAATGTACGACGCGAGGGCGATCGATTGATGGTGTCTATTGCTGAAAAATGTCCGCGAACGATATTTTTCAGCGGTTGCCAAATGTTCTATACGCCAATTGGGCTTAAGATTTATGCGCCTGCTGGCGTAAATGTGGATGGTCCAGCGTATTATGGCACTGATAGTGTAGATCACTCTGACGCCTAA
- a CDS encoding CNNM domain-containing protein, with amino-acid sequence MPDVLLLALAAVLLVLSGSYSGLNIGLMMARPDDLRRKARQGDVIAARVYRYRKDGYYLIFCILLGNVGVNTAMSILLGNMTNGVIGGLIATLLITMFGEILPQAIFTQRGYQITRYFFWLLDVIYVLFWPLAHPMSKLLNRWVGKEAPQLYSHQELEQIIHEHAERSDSPVDYDESRIATGALQFSKKTAGDLVTPMSEVFTVELDDELDATLLAQIKHAGHSRIPVCNDGRLAGILYVKDVVGRELPLPISQLYRDKIHDIDARSRLDTVLSRFIQTRNHLFVVMDDDKELGIITLEDVIEEILDQEIEDEYDEE; translated from the coding sequence ATGCCTGACGTTCTATTGTTAGCATTGGCGGCGGTTCTGCTGGTATTATCGGGCTCGTACTCGGGCTTGAACATTGGGCTGATGATGGCGCGGCCGGATGATTTGAGGCGCAAAGCCAGACAGGGCGATGTGATCGCTGCGCGGGTGTATCGCTACCGCAAGGATGGTTATTATCTGATCTTTTGTATTTTATTGGGCAATGTCGGCGTCAATACGGCGATGTCAATTTTGCTAGGTAATATGACGAACGGCGTGATTGGTGGGTTGATTGCCACGCTGCTGATCACGATGTTTGGCGAGATTTTGCCGCAGGCGATTTTTACGCAGCGCGGCTATCAGATCACGCGTTATTTCTTCTGGCTGCTGGATGTGATTTATGTATTATTTTGGCCACTGGCTCATCCAATGTCAAAGCTACTGAACCGTTGGGTTGGTAAGGAAGCGCCACAGCTATACTCACACCAAGAACTGGAACAGATTATTCACGAACATGCTGAGCGGTCGGATAGCCCGGTTGATTATGACGAAAGCCGGATCGCGACGGGTGCGCTGCAATTTAGTAAAAAGACAGCTGGCGATTTGGTAACGCCGATGAGTGAGGTATTTACGGTGGAGTTGGATGATGAGCTGGATGCGACGCTGCTGGCGCAGATCAAGCACGCTGGACATTCGCGGATCCCCGTCTGTAATGACGGCCGGTTGGCGGGAATTTTGTATGTGAAGGATGTGGTGGGGCGCGAGCTGCCGCTGCCGATTAGCCAATTGTACCGTGACAAGATTCATGACATTGACGCGCGGTCGCGGCTGGACACGGTGCTGAGCCGATTTATCCAAACCCGCAATCATTTGTTTGTGGTGATGGATGATGATAAGGAGCTGGGCATCATCACGCTGGAGGATGTGATTGAAGAGATTTTGGATCAGGAGATTGAGGATGAATATGACGAGGAGTAG
- a CDS encoding ABC transporter permease, with product MRRIDIIKRAGRNLRQSKGRTILTALAISVGAFTIGLAMMAGEGGRLYTNNIVDSAGDKKVITVYKKAVSSSAEEEALPEYSDSKDKNKSSEVKDRSSLRSKYSMGDEDLTKLRSIPHVEKVTPSYSTSGIVYVKSSGNGKKFTPDIAVKADRTRAELAAGSLDDFILKSGEAIIPESYVGKMGFASAKSAIGKTITLGIRGGSSWSASASKEISLKIVAVDKQSDTTIFYQPAVRISSDDAKDIYEYSHYKGLSNEYSLVIVSVDDVKNVDAVKDEISKSYTASSIQDARKALLTMVNVAQMALIGFGGLALLASVFGIINTMYISVLERTSQIGLMKALGTSGRDIGRLFRYEAAWVGLLGGLIGVGFASLITLFNPVIASALKLGAGTNLLVINPIQIILLIVSLMVMAVLAGWLPSRKATKLDPIEALRTE from the coding sequence ATGAGAAGAATAGATATTATTAAGCGAGCCGGGCGCAACCTTCGCCAGTCGAAAGGTCGGACGATTTTAACGGCACTGGCGATTTCAGTCGGGGCATTTACGATTGGGCTAGCGATGATGGCGGGTGAGGGTGGTCGGCTATATACCAATAACATAGTTGATTCTGCTGGCGATAAGAAGGTGATTACAGTATATAAAAAAGCTGTTTCATCATCAGCAGAGGAGGAGGCTTTACCAGAATATAGCGACTCAAAAGATAAAAATAAAAGTAGCGAGGTAAAGGATCGTTCTTCATTGCGTAGCAAGTATTCAATGGGCGATGAAGACCTCACAAAATTACGAAGTATTCCGCACGTAGAAAAAGTGACACCATCCTACTCTACATCTGGAATCGTGTATGTTAAAAGTTCGGGGAATGGTAAGAAATTTACTCCAGACATAGCAGTTAAGGCGGACCGGACTCGGGCGGAATTGGCGGCTGGTAGTTTGGACGATTTTATATTGAAGTCGGGTGAAGCTATTATTCCAGAGTCTTATGTAGGAAAAATGGGCTTCGCTAGCGCTAAGTCGGCTATCGGTAAAACTATTACACTAGGTATCCGTGGCGGATCGTCATGGAGTGCTAGTGCTTCTAAAGAGATCTCTCTAAAAATTGTAGCTGTTGATAAACAGTCGGATACAACAATCTTCTATCAGCCTGCCGTGAGAATCTCATCAGACGACGCTAAGGATATTTACGAATATAGTCATTATAAGGGGTTATCTAACGAATACTCATTGGTGATTGTGTCTGTTGATGACGTAAAGAATGTTGACGCTGTAAAGGATGAAATCAGTAAAAGCTATACTGCGTCGTCAATTCAAGATGCTCGCAAGGCGCTTCTGACAATGGTTAATGTAGCTCAGATGGCTTTGATAGGTTTTGGTGGACTGGCATTATTAGCAAGCGTGTTTGGAATCATTAATACTATGTATATTTCAGTTCTGGAGCGAACTAGTCAAATTGGTTTGATGAAGGCGTTGGGCACGAGTGGCCGCGATATCGGTAGGTTATTTAGATATGAAGCAGCTTGGGTTGGTTTATTGGGCGGACTAATCGGTGTTGGTTTTGCGAGCTTGATAACACTGTTTAATCCGGTAATTGCTAGTGCGCTAAAACTGGGGGCGGGTACTAATCTTCTGGTTATTAATCCAATACAAATTATTTTATTGATAGTCAGTCTAATGGTGATGGCGGTGCTGGCTGGTTGGTTGCCAAGCCGTAAAGCAACAAAGTTAGACCCAATTGAGGCGTTAAGGACAGAATAG
- a CDS encoding ABC transporter ATP-binding protein, with product MIELKNVTKIYGKKKNQFVALNDVSLKIPTGVSVAILGKSGSGKSTLMHAISGLDRPQQGRVIIDGQDILQLKQKQVDEFRAKKIGFIFQSFFVQGNESVEDNVSLPLEIAQMPQKMREAKINEALMAVDLYEKRKSRAKDLSGGQKQRLAIARAIVGDPQIIFADEPTGNLDSETGAKIEELLFNYNKQKGATLIVVTHDDDLAKKCDYQIRIKDGQIEGTNIPQEERYESQ from the coding sequence ATGATTGAACTTAAGAACGTAACGAAAATTTACGGCAAAAAGAAAAATCAATTTGTAGCGTTAAATGATGTCAGTTTGAAAATTCCAACGGGCGTTAGTGTGGCGATTCTTGGTAAATCTGGCTCAGGAAAGTCGACATTGATGCACGCGATTTCTGGACTTGACCGTCCGCAGCAGGGTCGAGTGATTATTGATGGTCAAGATATTTTGCAACTGAAGCAGAAGCAAGTTGATGAATTCCGGGCTAAAAAAATAGGTTTTATTTTCCAGAGCTTTTTCGTTCAAGGTAACGAAAGTGTTGAGGACAATGTTAGTTTGCCGCTAGAAATCGCACAGATGCCGCAAAAAATGCGTGAAGCGAAAATCAACGAGGCTCTGATGGCGGTGGATTTGTATGAGAAGCGTAAAAGCCGCGCAAAAGATTTATCTGGTGGTCAAAAGCAACGTTTGGCGATTGCCAGGGCGATTGTTGGTGATCCGCAGATTATCTTCGCTGATGAGCCAACGGGTAATCTAGACAGCGAAACTGGCGCTAAGATAGAAGAGCTACTGTTTAACTATAACAAACAAAAAGGCGCGACGTTGATAGTGGTGACTCATGATGATGATTTGGCTAAAAAATGCGATTACCAAATCCGTATAAAAGACGGGCAAATTGAAGGTACTAATATTCCACAAGAGGAAAGGTATGAATCCCAGTGA